The DNA region TCGCGCAGAAGGCTTTGATTACCTGCTTGCGGTTGGCGGTGGTTCTGTCGTCGATGGTACCAAATTTATTGCTGCGGCAGTAAATTTCGAAGGTGAAGAAGCATGGGATATTCTGGCAAAACACGCGCCAATCGAATCAGCTCTGCCTTTAGGCTGTATTTTAACACTGCCAGCAACGGGCTCTGAGACCAACGTTGGTGCGGTTGTGACTCGTGGTAAAGACAAACTGGCTTTCGGCAATCCGTTAGTTCGTCCTCAATTTGCGGTTTTAGATCCTCAAACCACATTAAGCCTTTCTGAGCGTCAAACCTCAAACGGTGTAGTCGATGCTTTTGTTCATGTGATGGAGCAATACTTAACTTACCCTGCTAATGCGAAAATCCAAGATCGTTTTGCTGAAGGTATCTTGCTTACACTTATCGAAGAAGGTCCAAAGCTTATCGATAATCTACAAGACATCGAAGCTCGAACCAACGTTATGTGGGCAGCGACTCAAGCACTAAGCGGCTTAATTGGTGTTGGTGTTCCTCAAGATTGGGCGACACACATGATTGGGCATGAGCTTACCGGTAACTTTGGTGTGGATCACGGTCGTAGTTTAACTATCGTTCTTCCAGCCATCATGCAAGTGTGCCGCGAAGAGAAAAAAGCGAAGTTACTTCAATATGCTGAACGCATTTGGAATATCACTGAAGGTTCAGACGACGTACGTATCGATGCTGCAATTGAGAGAACCAAGCAATTTTTCTCTCAAATGAAAACGCCTGTGTCTTTAGGTGAAATCGATCTTGGTCAAGCTGACGTTGATACTGCAATGAGCAGTTTAGAAGCTCACGGAATGACGAAGCTTGGTGAAAATGGTTCTATCGATTTAGCTCGTTCTCGTCAAGTGTACGAAACCGCGCTTTAATCCAATAAGAAAAAAATCTGTAATATACAAAATTATTCAGGGCTTCTGATTCGCATCTTGGCTTTGAATAAATGCTCTCTTATGGTTAATGTGTTATCTACTGCCAACACATCCCCCAAGCTATAAGAGAGCCCCCCACTTTATTCTTCATCAAACTCATGACTCCACATTTGACAAGGATACCCAATGATCACATTACATCACTTAAACCAATCTCGCTCTAAGCGCATTATTTGGCTATTGGAAGAGTTAAATGTCCCGTATGAAATTAAAGCTTACCAACGTGATAGCAAAACAAACCTTGCACCAGCAGAATTAAAAGCGATTCACCCATTGGGTAAATCTCCTGTCATTCAAGAAGATGAATTAGTACTGGCTGAATCAGGTGCAATTACAGAATATTTAGCGGAGAAGTACGCGGCTAATTTACTAGTACCTGCAAAAAATACACCTGAATATGCTCATTATTTACAGTGGCTACACTTTGCTGAAAGTTCAGCAGCTCTGCCATTATTACTGCATTATTTCGTGTTAAAAGATGGCAGTAATCCTGCATTCTTAGCTGGCTATAGCTTAAAAGAGTTACACTTAATTTTGGGCTACCTTAACGATCATCTAAGTAAAAGCACTTGGTTGGTTGGGGAACAATTTACGGCTGCAGATATTTTGTTATCCTTCATTGTCGAAATGTCTTATAAATTAGATCAGCTTGGTGATTACCCTGCATTACAAAAATACTTAGCAGCTCTACACCAACGTCCAGCCGCTCAAAAAGCGCAACAACTTGAAAAAGAATACGACCACTCATAAACTAAATAATGAAATACAGAATACTAGATAACAGAAGGGAGCGATTTACGCTCCCTTCTGTTATGTCTGAATGGCTGAAAATTGATTTATTTCCTAGAAAATTTTCACTTCACATCAAACCAGAGACTATTTTCATTATTAGCTATATCTTCTTGAGGTTTAGAGTTGTGCTCTACCTCTAGTTGATCACCACTCTTTATTTCTTGACCACTTTGTTGGATATCACCCGTCTGTAAGCTTTCTTCCTCGGTCGGCATAGTTTGAATATTGTTAAACTTAGGCGCTTCTGTTTGAGTTAGATTGCGCTTTTTAGCCGCTTCTTTTTCAAAATCAGCCACAGTAGTAAATAACTCAATGGTAAAATTAACCTGTGAGCCCTGTATGCTACGGACTTGGACAGAAGCAACACTATTCAAACTTTTTAACAAACGCTCCAGAGTAAAAAAATCAGTTACATTATAAATACCAGAAAAATTTGCTTGCAGTGAATCATCAGCTTGTTGATTAGCAGATGCTTTGTTTTTCTGTGCATAATAGGCACTCACTTTAGCGATAGAGTCCCTGATAGCGTCTGAAGTATTTCCTGATTCAGAACCATTTAAAGGCGCGGTTTTGTTACTTGAAATTTTTTCAGGAGCAAGATCATAAAGTTGCCAATCAACCTGAGCTTGTGAAGCTTCATGTGAAACCTTTACCACTAATACCGCATCAGAAGGGTAACGTTGACTGGCTTTCGATAAAGGTTCAGCAAAATTCCCCCATAAGTCTGTCGTGGAAATATTGGTAAGATCGTCCATATCCCCTAAAGGTAATGTGATAGGCAGGCCAAAGTAATTTGAAGCATTTTGTAAATCATTAATAGATTCAAGATCCGACTGCTCCCAACCGACTAGCCTCTCAGAGCCACTATCATCCACCAACCATACTAAGATGTTTTCTCGCTCGGTAGGCCAATAAATAACATCTGCTTGAGATAACAGCGACATAACCTGCGCTGAATTAAAATCCATCACCATGCTTGCTTCATCATTTAGTGTCCCATACTTAAACTGAGCTAAATAATTTGAACCATGATTTAACGCTTTTTTTATCACACCGTTTGATGCGATATTTTCATTACCAGACGCCTTAATCAATACTTGCTCAAGCCCTTGCCCCCAAGCAATAGAACGCGCATTTTTCTCTTCCGTCATAGGCACTTCTGTATGAAAAATATCGACTTTAGTCTTTGCTGACACGCCAAAGGAAAGTATAGAGAATAAGCATAAAATAGGAACAAAGGTATAACGCATAACAAACCTGTTTTGAAAAGGACATCATTGCTCGGCTATTTGCCACACAACCAATATCAATAAAAATAAATCACCAATAAAAAGAGACCACTCAAAAAAGAAGTAATCAAAGTAGGTGAATTCTACACCATTTGGCAAACTTACGACATGGAAGCCTTCACTGTGGTGATAAAACGATAACCATAAAAAAGCGACCCTATAATGAGAGTCGCTTTCTACGAAATAATTCCAACGATAATAAAAATTATTGTGTGCCAAATATTTTATCGCCAGCATCACCTAAACCAGGAATAATATAGCCTTTATCATCTAATTTTTCATCAATCGCCGCGGTATAAAGCTCAATATCAGGATGCGCTTTTTCTAATGCTTCAATGCCTTCTGGCGCGGCCACTAAAACTAAAACCTTAATTTGTTGGCAACCTTTTTCTTTTAATAAATCTATTGTTGCTATCATTGAGCCACCCGTTGCTAACATTGGATCAACAACAAGAGCAATACGTTCATCAATTTTTGTAGTGAGTTTATTGAAGTATGGGATTGGTTCTAACGTTTCTTCATCACGATAAACACCCACTACAGAAATTCG from Vibrio casei includes:
- a CDS encoding iron-containing alcohol dehydrogenase, which codes for MNNFSYENTTRIHFGQGQIAAIANDIPKDKKILVTYGGGSIKGNGVYDQVVAALSEHNWDEFSGIEPNPQYDTLMKAVERIRAEGFDYLLAVGGGSVVDGTKFIAAAVNFEGEEAWDILAKHAPIESALPLGCILTLPATGSETNVGAVVTRGKDKLAFGNPLVRPQFAVLDPQTTLSLSERQTSNGVVDAFVHVMEQYLTYPANAKIQDRFAEGILLTLIEEGPKLIDNLQDIEARTNVMWAATQALSGLIGVGVPQDWATHMIGHELTGNFGVDHGRSLTIVLPAIMQVCREEKKAKLLQYAERIWNITEGSDDVRIDAAIERTKQFFSQMKTPVSLGEIDLGQADVDTAMSSLEAHGMTKLGENGSIDLARSRQVYETAL
- a CDS encoding glutathione S-transferase family protein gives rise to the protein MITLHHLNQSRSKRIIWLLEELNVPYEIKAYQRDSKTNLAPAELKAIHPLGKSPVIQEDELVLAESGAITEYLAEKYAANLLVPAKNTPEYAHYLQWLHFAESSAALPLLLHYFVLKDGSNPAFLAGYSLKELHLILGYLNDHLSKSTWLVGEQFTAADILLSFIVEMSYKLDQLGDYPALQKYLAALHQRPAAQKAQQLEKEYDHS
- a CDS encoding DUF2066 domain-containing protein, producing MRYTFVPILCLFSILSFGVSAKTKVDIFHTEVPMTEEKNARSIAWGQGLEQVLIKASGNENIASNGVIKKALNHGSNYLAQFKYGTLNDEASMVMDFNSAQVMSLLSQADVIYWPTERENILVWLVDDSGSERLVGWEQSDLESINDLQNASNYFGLPITLPLGDMDDLTNISTTDLWGNFAEPLSKASQRYPSDAVLVVKVSHEASQAQVDWQLYDLAPEKISSNKTAPLNGSESGNTSDAIRDSIAKVSAYYAQKNKASANQQADDSLQANFSGIYNVTDFFTLERLLKSLNSVASVQVRSIQGSQVNFTIELFTTVADFEKEAAKKRNLTQTEAPKFNNIQTMPTEEESLQTGDIQQSGQEIKSGDQLEVEHNSKPQEDIANNENSLWFDVK
- the upp gene encoding uracil phosphoribosyltransferase; protein product: MKVVEVMHPLVKHKLGLMRESDISTKRFRELATEVGSLLTYEATSDFETEKVTIKGWNGPVEVDQIKGKKVTVVPILRAGLGMMDGVLEHMPSARISVVGVYRDEETLEPIPYFNKLTTKIDERIALVVDPMLATGGSMIATIDLLKEKGCQQIKVLVLVAAPEGIEALEKAHPDIELYTAAIDEKLDDKGYIIPGLGDAGDKIFGTQ